The window GCTGAACGGGGTGGTGTCCTTGGCAAAGCCGCCGGAGCGCCGCAACTCGCCGGCGAGGCTGCGGAAAGGGTCGTCCTTGAGGTCGGTGATCGATTTCGGCAGGTCCTTGAAGTGCCGGCGTTCACCCTTGGCGTCGTAGGGATAGACCCATCGCTTGTTGTCCATCACCCCCCAGAACGCGTCGCGCTGCACCATGGTGAGATCGCCGATCACGGTGACGAGAATGTCCTCGATGCCTTCCTCGTGAAGCGCGCGCGCCAGATGATGATGGTCGACGACGTAGTAGCGCTTGTCCGATCCGAGAACCACCGGGATCATATGTCTGCCGAGAAACTCGCCCTGTGTTTTCTTCGACTTGTGCTCCTTCCAGTACTCACGCAAGCGGTTGCGCTTTTCCTTCACTTCCCTCATTCCGACGGTCATCTGCGTCGGACGCAGCGAGAGGATCGGGACAGCATGAAGGATCGGTTCGCGCGTATTGGCCATGGCTTGAAACCCCTTGTCTGACGCCTAAAAACACCGTCTGAAATCGGACCGACTATGCCATGATGGCAGGGGCGAATAAATGCCCTTGCTGGTTGAGAGATCTGGAAGATGGTTAAGAGTGTGAGCGAACGAACACCGAAGGCGCGGGTGGTGCGGCTTGGCGGCCGCGAAATCATCGTCGCGGAAGGCCAGCATCTCGGGTTTTGGGCCGACATCAGCCATCGCTGCATGACCGCCTCCTGGCCGTCCTTCATCGCCGGAGCCGCGCTGGTGTTCGTCGTCTTCAACGCGATTTTCGCAGGCTTCTACTGGATTGCAGATCAACCGATTTCGAACGTGCCGGGCGGCGCCTATATCGACTATCTCTATTTCAGCATCGAGACGCTCTCGACCGCCGGTTACGGCGACATGCATCCGCAGACCCATTACGGGCATTTCATCGCCGCGACCGAGCTGTTCACCGGCATCTTCTCGATGTCGTTGATGACCGGGTTGATCTTTGCGCGCTTCTCGCGACCCAATGCCCGGCTGCTGTTCGCCGATAATCCGGTCATCTCGAGCCATGAGGGCAAGCCGACGTTGATGGTGCGCTTCGTCAACGAGCGTCACAACATCATCGGCAACGCCGCCGCCAAACTGTGGCTGATGAGGAACGAGGTGAGTGTGGAGGGCGGGACGTCCCGAAGGTTCTACGAGCTGCCGCTGGCGCGAAGCGAGCACCCCGCGCTCGCTTTGAGCTGGACGCTTTACCATGTCATCGACGAGCAGAGCCCGCTTTACGGGCTCGACGCGGACGACTTCGCGGCAGCCGATGTTTCGCTGGTGGTCGTGGTCTCCGGATACGATGTTGTTGCGGCGCAAACAATCCACGCCCGAAAGAGCTACGATTATCCCGCGGTTCGTTTTGGGCAGCGCTACGCCGATATCCTCGATCGCACCGAAGACGGCCGCCTCAGGATCGACTACGGCAGGTTCCATGAGACCCTGGAGGGGTAGTTTATCGCATCGGTACCATGTCAACATTTTCTTGAGACACGCGGCGAGCGTGCTAAATAACATCAGGAAGTTCCGGAACTGACCGCCGTGAAAACCCAACAGCCCATCGCATCCGAAGAAGAGCACCGCGTGCTCCAATTCCGGCCGCGCACGATCGCGCAACATCAAGGCCAGCTTCGGGAACCGGGCGACCGCACGGTCAAGCAGGACGCTGTTAAGCAGGGCGCAATTAAGCAGGGCACTATTAAGCAGGGCATCACTAAGCAGAATCTGCGGGGTGCGGCGAATGATTTGTCGCGCTATGAGCGAGACCGCACCGAGCCGGACGATTTTCGCCACCGCATGCTGGCCAACCTTGCGGCTTTGGCTTTTACCATCGCGCTGACCGCGGTCGGAATCTGGCTCGCCATGAACATCGCCGATCTGCGCAAGACCCAGGACTGCGTGCTGATGGGGCGGCGCGATTGCGCGCGCATTTCCACAGCGCATTTCTAGCGTTGCAGCCTGCCGTTAGCTGTTTTGGCCCCGATATCGGGCCCGGCAGCGCGGGCCCGGCTCCATTGAACTCAGGGCGTCGCTCCGATATACGGGCACTCGACTCCGGACCCGTGGATGGGGCATTCCGGGGCGCTGCGCCCCCCTGCCGTGCCATCCTGGAATTTATCCTCAATATATCAAAGGCTTAGTGATGTCCTCCACATTCGATCAGGTCGCCACGATTATCGCTGAAACCTGCGACATCCCGCGCGACACGATCACGCCCGAAAGCCACGCCATCGACGATCTGGGGATCGACAGCCTGGATTTTCTCGACATTGCGTTCGCGATCGACAAGGCGTTCGGGATCAAGCTGCCGCTGGAAAAATGGACGCAGGAGGTCAACGACGGCAAAGCCACCACCGAGCAATATTTCGTCCTGAAAAACCTCAGCGCGCGCATCGACGAATTGGTCGCCGCCAAGGGCGCGTAACCGCGAATCATGCATCTCGAATATTTCCAGCTGATCGACCGCATTCTCGACCTCAACACGGCAGAGAAGACCATTACGGCCGAAGCGCGGGTTCCCGAAGTGAACACCATCTTTGAGGGCCATTTCCCGGGTCACCCGATCATGCCCGGGGTGTTGCTGATTGAATCGATGGCGCAGACCTCGGGTTGGCTGTTGCTCGCGCTGATGAAGTTCGAGCGGATGCCGTTTCTGGCCGCCGTCAAGGAAGCCAAGATGCGCGGCTTTGTATCGCCCGGGGAGTTGCTCACGATCGAGGCCAACGTGCTGCACGAAGGCTCGGGCTATGCCATGACCGAAGCGCGGGTGAAGGTCGGCGGCAAGTTGAGGTGCAACGCGACGATCACCTTCAGCCACGTCCCCTTCCCCAATCCGGAATTGCGCGGACACATGGATGCGGAGGCCAAGCGCGTCGGCTTTCCCCAGCAGGCGCTCCTGCCATGACCGAGACGACCGCTTCGAACCAGGGACCGGCGCAAGTGTCGACGGAAGTCTGGATCACCGGCATCGGACTTGCGACCTCGCTTGGCGAGGGGCTCGATGCGAACTGGGACGCGCTCAATCAACGGCGCATCAATGTCGATGAAAAGGGCTTCGCGCCCTACATCGTTCACCCCTGGGCGCAGGTCAATCTCGACGCCCAGATCCCCAAGAAGGGCGACCAGCGCCAGATGGAAGCCTGGCAGCGCATCGGCACCTACGCCGCCGGGCTCGCGCTCGATTCGGCGGGCGTCAAAGGCAACAAGGAAATTCTGGGCCGGATGGACATGGTGATCGCCGCCGGCGGCGGCGAGCGCGACCTCGCGGTCGATACCGCCATCCTCAATGCGGAAGCGCAGGGCAATTCGGCGCCCGGCTTTCTCAACGAACGGCTGATGAACGATTTGCGGCCGACACTGTTCCTGGCGCAGCTCTCCAACCTGCTCGCCGGCAATATTGCCATCGTCCACGGTGTCTGCGGCACCTCGCGCACCTTCATGGGCGAGGAAGCCGCCAGCATCGATGCGGCGCGGATAGCGCTGGCGCGGATCGCCGCCGGCCAGAGCGACATCGTGCTGATCGGCGGCTCGCAGAACGGCGAGCGCAAGGACCTTTTGGTGCTCTACGAGTTCGGCGATTTCAACCTCAAGGACAAATTCGCTCCCGTCTGGGCGCGTCAGGACAACGCCGGCTTCGCGCTCGGCTCCGCGGGCGCCTTTCTTGTCGTCGAGTCCAAGGCGCACGCGATCGCGCGCGGCGCCAAGCCGTTTGCGCGCCTGACCAACGTCGTCGCCGATCGGTCGCAGCGCAAGCAAGCCGGCGACGTCAAGGCGACGCTGGAACAACTTTGGTCGAAGCTCGGCAAGCTCAGGGGTAACGGCGCCATCATCACCGGCGCCACCGGCGCCGAACCGGTCACGTCGGAGGAACGATCCTTCCTCAGTGAACACAGGGATTTCGCGGTGCGCGCGACCGGCACCATGTTCGGCCACACCATGGAAACCCAGTTTCCACTGGGACTGGGCCTGGCGGCGCTCGCAATCTCGCGCGGCGCGCTGTTTCCGCCGAACGATTCCTCAGGGCTAGAGATTGAAATGTCCAAGCCGCCGGCCCAGATTGTAGTCGTAGGCGCAGGTCACTGGCGCGGCGAAGGGATGGCGCTCGTCGAGGCCATCAAGTGACCGTTGCGGTTTGACCGGCGGGGGAAACATGACAGCACCACGCGACAAATTCGGAAGACCGATCGTCGTCGTCACCGGCATGGGCATCGTTACCTCGCTCGGCGCCGGCAGGACCGATAATTGGGCCAAGCTCACCGCGGGAGAATCCGGCATCCGCACCGTCACCCGCTTCCCGGTCGATGGCCTGAAGACGACCATGGCGGGCACCGTCGATTTCGTGACCGTCGAGCCATTTTCCTCGACCGGCCTGACGGAGCGCCTCGCCGAACTCGCCACCGAAGAGGCGCTCGAACAGTCCGGCATCGGCTCTAAGGGCGACTTTCCGGGGCCGCTGTTTCTGGCCGTCGCCCCGGTCGAAGTCGAGTGGCCGCAGCGACAGGAACTCGGACGCGCCGTCGGAAAGCAGGAACTCAGCTATGACGACCTGCTGCGGATCAGCGGCGGCGGAAAGTTCATGCCCTATCATCGCCGTTTCATGTTCGGCTCGGTGGCGGGACATCTCGCGGAAAAATTCGGCACCAAGGGTTCGCCGATTTCGCTTTCGACCGCCTGCGCCTCTGGCGCGACCGCGATCCAGCTTGGCGTCGAGGCGATCCGCCGCGGCGAGGCTGACGCCGCCCTCTGCGTGGGGGCCGACGGCACCGTCAATCCGGAAGCGATGGTGCGGTTTTCGCTGCTGTCCGCGCTCTCGACCCGGAACGATCCGCCCGAGGCGGCGTCCAGACCATTTTCCAAGAACCGCGACGGTTTCGTGATGGCGGAAGGCGCCGGCGCGCTGGTGCTGGAAAGCTATGAGGCCGCGACCGCCCGCGGCGCGCCGATCCTCGGTGTGCTGGCCGGCTGCGGCGAATTGACCGATTCATTCCACCGCACCCGGTCGAGCCCCGACGGCAAGCCGATCATCGGCTGCATGCTGAAGACCCTGGCCGACGCCGGCATGACGCCGGAACAGATCGACCACATCAACGCTCACGGCACCGCGACGCCTGAAAACGACAAGATGGAATATCTGACGACCTCAGCGGTGTTTGGCGAACTGGCCACCAAAATCCCGGTATCGTCGAACAAGTCGATGGTCGGCCACACCATCTCGGCGGCGGGCGCGGTCGAAGCCGTGTTTTCGCTATTGACGCTCGAACATCAGAGAATTCCGCCGACCATCAATTATGAGACGCCGGATCCGGCGATCCTGTTCGACGTGGTCGCCAACACGGCGCGCGACGCCCGCGTCACCGCGGTGATGTCGAACTCGTTCGGCTTCGGCGGCCAGAATGCCTCGCTGATCCTGACGCGCGAACCGCTCTGACAAGCGCGCCGCTTGCAACCATGAACCGCCGGCTCCTTCGCACCAAGGCGCGTGTTCGCGACGCCGCCAAGCCGATGACGGAAGCCGCACTAGGCGCGCTGACGGTAGCGTTGCTGCGCACGACGCGCTATTTCGATCCGGTCAAGACCGCCGATTTGTTCGGCCGCGTTACGCGCTTCATCGGCCGCAGGCTGCGTGAGGACCGGATCGGCCGCGAGAATCTCAAGGCCGCCTTCCCGGAAAAATCTCCTGAAGAGATCGAAACCATTCTGGCCGGCGTTTGGGACAATCTCGGTCGCATCGGCGCCGAGTTCGCCCACCTCGATCACATCTGGGACTACGACGCGGATCATCCCGAAAAGGAGAGCCGCATCGAATTCGGAGCGCGAACAAAACAACTGTTCGATCAGCTCAGGGACGACGGCAATCCGGCGTTGATCTTCACAAGCCATCTCGGCAGTTGGGAACTGCCCGCGTTGGGCGCGGTCGCGCACGGACTGGATTGCGCCATCCTGTACCGGCGGCCGAACATCGAATCGGCTGACCGTGCCATTGAGCGGATCCGCGCGGTCAATATGGGGACGCTGATTCCGGCCGGCCGTGAGGCGCCGCTCAAACTCGCAGAAGCTCTGAAAAACAACCAGCACGTCGCCATGCTGGTCGACCAGTATCTCACCAACGGCGTCGAGGTGACGTTCTTCGGCCGCAAGACCAAGGCCAATCCGATGCTGGCGCGGCTGTTGCGGCAGGTCGAGTGCCCGATCCATGGCGTGCGCATCATCCGCCTGCCCGGTTATCGTTTTCGCGCCGAGCTGTCGGAAGAGGTAAAGCCGGTGCGCGACGCCTCGGGCCAGATCGACATTGCCGGCACGATGCAGGCGGTCACTTCCGTGGTCGAGGGCTGGATTCGCGAATATCCGGATCAGTGGCTGTGGCTGCATCGCCGCTGGCGGTAGCCTATCTGCCCGTCTTCACCTTGGTCCACAGCCGGTTGATGACGCGCTGGGTCGCCGGATCGCGCGCGGTGATGACGAACAGTTTTTGCAATGTCGCTTCGTCCGGATAGATGTTCTTGTCGTCGAGGATTTTCGGGTCGACCAGCTTCTGGCTCGCCACATTGCCGTTGGCGTAGGACAAAAAATCCGAGTTCTTGGCCGCGACCTCGGGCCGGTAGAGGTAATTGATCAGCTCATAGGCCTCCGCGACGTTGTTGGCATCGGTCGGGATCGCGAAATTGTCGAAGAACATCTGCGCGCCCCCTTGCGGGATCGCGTAGCCGATCTCGATGCCGTTGTTGGCTTCCGCCGCGCGGCTGCGCGCCTGCATGATGTCGCCCGACCAGCCCACCACCAGACAGATCTCGCCCGTCGCCAGCGCGCTCAGATATTCCGAGGAATGAAACTTGCGCACATAGGGCCTGATCTTGCTGACGAGATCGGCGGCCTTTTCCAGGTCTACCTGCTTGGTCGAATTCGGATCGAGCCCGAGATAACCAAGAGCTGCCGGGAAAATGTCGTCGGCGGAGTCCAGCATGTGGACGCCGCAGTCTTTGAATTTCGCGAGATTCTCCGGCTTGAAGACGATGTCCCAACTGTCGATCCTGGCATCGGGGCCGAGGATTTTCTGCACGGTCTTGACGTTGTAGCCGATCCCGGTCGTGCCCCACATATAATTGGCGGCGAACTGATTGCCGGGGTCGTAGACCGCAAGCTGCTTTGTCACCACCAGCCAGGCGTTGGCGAGGTTCGGCAGTTTCGATTTATCGAGCTTTTGGAAAACATGCGCGGTGATCTGGCGTTGCAGGAAATAGGCGGTCGGGACGACGACGTCGTAGCCCGATTTTCCCGCCAGCAACCGCGTCTCCAGCGTCTCATTGGCATCGAACGTATCGTAGACCACCTTGATGCCGGTTTCCCTGGTGAAATCCTCCAGCACCCCCGGCGCGATGTAGTTCGACCAGTTGTAGAAATTAACGGTGCGCTCCGCAGCCTTCGCCGGCAGCGAGAACGCCGCGAGGATCGCGGCGATCGCCGCGACAAACCGGACTTGAGGAGAGGTCAAGCCGCGCATGGTTCT is drawn from Bradyrhizobium lablabi and contains these coding sequences:
- a CDS encoding ParB-like protein, with the protein product MANTREPILHAVPILSLRPTQMTVGMREVKEKRNRLREYWKEHKSKKTQGEFLGRHMIPVVLGSDKRYYVVDHHHLARALHEEGIEDILVTVIGDLTMVQRDAFWGVMDNKRWVYPYDAKGERRHFKDLPKSITDLKDDPFRSLAGELRRSGGFAKDTTPFSEFLWADFLRRQMSRASVDANFDKAMEKSLALAKTKDAIYLPGWCGPAGDD
- a CDS encoding ion channel yields the protein MVKSVSERTPKARVVRLGGREIIVAEGQHLGFWADISHRCMTASWPSFIAGAALVFVVFNAIFAGFYWIADQPISNVPGGAYIDYLYFSIETLSTAGYGDMHPQTHYGHFIAATELFTGIFSMSLMTGLIFARFSRPNARLLFADNPVISSHEGKPTLMVRFVNERHNIIGNAAAKLWLMRNEVSVEGGTSRRFYELPLARSEHPALALSWTLYHVIDEQSPLYGLDADDFAAADVSLVVVVSGYDVVAAQTIHARKSYDYPAVRFGQRYADILDRTEDGRLRIDYGRFHETLEG
- a CDS encoding acyl carrier protein, whose translation is MSSTFDQVATIIAETCDIPRDTITPESHAIDDLGIDSLDFLDIAFAIDKAFGIKLPLEKWTQEVNDGKATTEQYFVLKNLSARIDELVAAKGA
- a CDS encoding 3-hydroxyacyl-ACP dehydratase FabZ family protein codes for the protein MHLEYFQLIDRILDLNTAEKTITAEARVPEVNTIFEGHFPGHPIMPGVLLIESMAQTSGWLLLALMKFERMPFLAAVKEAKMRGFVSPGELLTIEANVLHEGSGYAMTEARVKVGGKLRCNATITFSHVPFPNPELRGHMDAEAKRVGFPQQALLP
- a CDS encoding beta-ketoacyl-ACP synthase, translating into MTETTASNQGPAQVSTEVWITGIGLATSLGEGLDANWDALNQRRINVDEKGFAPYIVHPWAQVNLDAQIPKKGDQRQMEAWQRIGTYAAGLALDSAGVKGNKEILGRMDMVIAAGGGERDLAVDTAILNAEAQGNSAPGFLNERLMNDLRPTLFLAQLSNLLAGNIAIVHGVCGTSRTFMGEEAASIDAARIALARIAAGQSDIVLIGGSQNGERKDLLVLYEFGDFNLKDKFAPVWARQDNAGFALGSAGAFLVVESKAHAIARGAKPFARLTNVVADRSQRKQAGDVKATLEQLWSKLGKLRGNGAIITGATGAEPVTSEERSFLSEHRDFAVRATGTMFGHTMETQFPLGLGLAALAISRGALFPPNDSSGLEIEMSKPPAQIVVVGAGHWRGEGMALVEAIK
- a CDS encoding beta-ketoacyl-ACP synthase, which encodes MTAPRDKFGRPIVVVTGMGIVTSLGAGRTDNWAKLTAGESGIRTVTRFPVDGLKTTMAGTVDFVTVEPFSSTGLTERLAELATEEALEQSGIGSKGDFPGPLFLAVAPVEVEWPQRQELGRAVGKQELSYDDLLRISGGGKFMPYHRRFMFGSVAGHLAEKFGTKGSPISLSTACASGATAIQLGVEAIRRGEADAALCVGADGTVNPEAMVRFSLLSALSTRNDPPEAASRPFSKNRDGFVMAEGAGALVLESYEAATARGAPILGVLAGCGELTDSFHRTRSSPDGKPIIGCMLKTLADAGMTPEQIDHINAHGTATPENDKMEYLTTSAVFGELATKIPVSSNKSMVGHTISAAGAVEAVFSLLTLEHQRIPPTINYETPDPAILFDVVANTARDARVTAVMSNSFGFGGQNASLILTREPL
- a CDS encoding lipid A biosynthesis lauroyl acyltransferase, producing MNRRLLRTKARVRDAAKPMTEAALGALTVALLRTTRYFDPVKTADLFGRVTRFIGRRLREDRIGRENLKAAFPEKSPEEIETILAGVWDNLGRIGAEFAHLDHIWDYDADHPEKESRIEFGARTKQLFDQLRDDGNPALIFTSHLGSWELPALGAVAHGLDCAILYRRPNIESADRAIERIRAVNMGTLIPAGREAPLKLAEALKNNQHVAMLVDQYLTNGVEVTFFGRKTKANPMLARLLRQVECPIHGVRIIRLPGYRFRAELSEEVKPVRDASGQIDIAGTMQAVTSVVEGWIREYPDQWLWLHRRWR
- a CDS encoding polyamine ABC transporter substrate-binding protein, with protein sequence MRGLTSPQVRFVAAIAAILAAFSLPAKAAERTVNFYNWSNYIAPGVLEDFTRETGIKVVYDTFDANETLETRLLAGKSGYDVVVPTAYFLQRQITAHVFQKLDKSKLPNLANAWLVVTKQLAVYDPGNQFAANYMWGTTGIGYNVKTVQKILGPDARIDSWDIVFKPENLAKFKDCGVHMLDSADDIFPAALGYLGLDPNSTKQVDLEKAADLVSKIRPYVRKFHSSEYLSALATGEICLVVGWSGDIMQARSRAAEANNGIEIGYAIPQGGAQMFFDNFAIPTDANNVAEAYELINYLYRPEVAAKNSDFLSYANGNVASQKLVDPKILDDKNIYPDEATLQKLFVITARDPATQRVINRLWTKVKTGR